Proteins from one Bradyrhizobium amphicarpaeae genomic window:
- a CDS encoding TetR/AcrR family transcriptional regulator encodes MRSQAARKSENSYHHGDLRDALIKAALREAEQGGAEAISIKALAKQLGVSQPAPYRHFADRDALLAAVTAEAFRELSAILREAMAKPSKQSKLSRLAQATLEFGLRRNGIYRLMFASRTVSCAAKGSELQQATHETFGLVIEALEAPAVGFLRERQALKIWAALHGVVMLAEQGLFTGEAAHATREELVEDFVKETKAALAVAIKDARRRKKAGA; translated from the coding sequence ATGCGTTCACAAGCCGCTCGCAAGTCCGAGAACTCCTATCATCACGGCGATCTCCGCGACGCCTTGATCAAGGCCGCATTGCGCGAGGCGGAGCAGGGGGGTGCCGAGGCGATCAGCATCAAAGCATTGGCGAAGCAGCTCGGCGTGTCGCAGCCGGCGCCATACCGGCACTTCGCCGACCGTGATGCCTTGCTCGCGGCAGTGACGGCGGAGGCGTTTCGCGAGCTCAGCGCGATTTTGCGCGAAGCTATGGCAAAACCGTCGAAGCAATCGAAGCTGTCGCGGCTGGCGCAGGCGACGCTCGAATTCGGTCTGCGCCGCAACGGCATCTATCGCTTGATGTTCGCCTCACGCACGGTGTCATGCGCAGCCAAGGGCAGCGAACTGCAACAGGCCACGCACGAGACATTTGGGTTGGTGATCGAAGCGCTGGAAGCCCCTGCTGTCGGCTTTCTGCGCGAACGCCAGGCTCTCAAGATCTGGGCGGCGCTGCATGGCGTGGTGATGCTGGCCGAGCAGGGCCTGTTCACCGGCGAGGCCGCGCACGCCACGCGTGAGGAACTGGTCGAGGACTTCGTGAAGGAGACGAAAGCTGCGCTCGCCGTCGCGATCAAGGACGCGCGGCGACGGAAGAAAGCGGGCGCCTAG
- a CDS encoding MFS transporter — protein MTEQATNPASDHIDIADAKRRIKAIFIGSIGNLVEWYDFYAYTAFALYFAPAFFPGNDPVVQQLNVAVVFAATFLMRPLGGWLFGYLADHFGRRISLTLSVVFMCFGSLIIALTPTYATIGFAAPVILALARVIEGLSLGGEYGASATYLSEVADPKHRGFYSSFQYVTLIGGQLTAIIVLLLLQKVFLTPEELKAWGWRIPFAIGALLAIFAAVMRRGLHETEAFEEARKVVKPTGSITNLLRYPRELLLVVGLTAGGTAAFYTFTTYMQTFVKLSVGLTEDQTTFVIFGTLIFATILQPIYGAISDKIGRKPLLIFFGVAGTLATVPLLMTLKETKSPFVAFVLICCAWLFVAGYTSINAVVKAELFPTNVRALGVGLPYAITVSVFGGTAPAIALYFKSIGHEQWFYFYLSAIICLSLVIYATMRDTKHSSAMHRHE, from the coding sequence GTGACTGAACAGGCAACCAACCCGGCCTCCGACCATATCGACATCGCCGACGCGAAGCGGCGGATCAAGGCGATCTTCATCGGCTCCATCGGCAATCTCGTCGAGTGGTACGACTTCTACGCCTACACGGCGTTCGCGCTCTATTTCGCTCCCGCCTTCTTCCCCGGCAACGACCCCGTCGTGCAGCAATTGAACGTCGCCGTCGTCTTCGCGGCGACGTTCCTGATGCGGCCCCTGGGCGGCTGGTTGTTCGGCTATCTCGCCGACCATTTCGGACGGCGCATCTCGCTCACGCTCTCGGTCGTCTTCATGTGCTTCGGTTCGCTGATCATCGCGCTGACGCCGACCTATGCCACGATCGGGTTCGCCGCGCCGGTCATCCTCGCGCTTGCGCGGGTCATCGAGGGCCTGAGCCTGGGCGGCGAATATGGCGCCAGCGCCACCTATCTCAGCGAGGTCGCCGATCCCAAGCACCGCGGCTTCTATTCGAGCTTCCAATACGTCACCCTGATCGGCGGCCAGCTCACCGCGATCATCGTGCTGCTGCTCCTGCAGAAGGTGTTCCTGACGCCCGAGGAGCTGAAGGCCTGGGGCTGGCGCATCCCCTTTGCGATCGGCGCGCTGCTGGCGATCTTTGCCGCGGTGATGCGGCGCGGCCTGCACGAGACGGAGGCGTTTGAGGAAGCCAGGAAGGTGGTGAAGCCGACCGGTTCGATCACCAATCTGCTGCGTTATCCGCGCGAACTGTTGCTGGTGGTCGGCCTCACCGCCGGCGGCACCGCCGCGTTCTACACCTTCACCACCTACATGCAGACCTTCGTCAAGCTTTCGGTCGGGCTGACCGAGGACCAGACCACTTTCGTGATCTTCGGCACGCTGATCTTCGCGACCATCCTCCAGCCGATCTACGGCGCGATCTCCGACAAGATCGGGCGCAAGCCGCTGCTGATCTTCTTCGGTGTCGCCGGCACGCTCGCGACGGTGCCGCTGTTGATGACGCTGAAGGAGACCAAGTCGCCCTTTGTCGCGTTCGTCCTGATCTGCTGCGCCTGGCTGTTCGTCGCCGGTTACACCTCGATCAACGCGGTGGTGAAGGCCGAGCTGTTCCCGACCAATGTCCGCGCGCTCGGCGTCGGCCTGCCCTACGCCATCACGGTGTCGGTCTTCGGCGGCACGGCACCGGCGATCGCGCTTTATTTCAAGAGCATCGGGCACGAGCAATGGTTCTACTTCTACCTCAGCGCTATCATCTGCCTGTCCCTGGTCATCTATGCTACCATGCGCGACACCAAGCACAGTTCCGCAATGCATCGGCACGAGTAG
- a CDS encoding aspartate/glutamate racemase family protein — MTTPPRIALIHALKHSIAPIEAAFATAWPEARLMNLLDDSLSADLARDGVLNDAMTGRFLALGDYAAATGANAILFTCSAFGPCIEAVARAHAPMPVLKPNEAMIERAVTMGKRIGLLSTFPPTLASMPPEFPASVQIVPKLAEGALAALDRGDRAMHDRLIVDASKDLRDCDVIALAQFSIASTAPLVAEATGRPVVTTPDSAVDKLMKVLKA, encoded by the coding sequence ATGACCACGCCCCCGCGCATCGCCCTGATCCACGCCCTCAAGCATTCCATCGCGCCGATCGAAGCGGCATTCGCCACGGCCTGGCCGGAGGCGCGGCTGATGAACCTGCTCGACGACAGCCTGTCGGCGGATCTGGCCCGCGACGGCGTGCTCAACGACGCCATGACCGGGCGCTTCCTCGCGCTCGGCGACTATGCTGCGGCGACGGGCGCCAATGCGATCCTGTTCACCTGCTCGGCGTTCGGCCCTTGCATCGAGGCGGTGGCACGTGCGCATGCGCCGATGCCGGTGCTGAAGCCGAACGAAGCCATGATCGAGCGCGCGGTGACGATGGGCAAGCGCATCGGCCTGCTCTCGACCTTCCCGCCGACGCTGGCCTCGATGCCGCCGGAGTTTCCGGCCTCGGTCCAGATCGTTCCGAAACTCGCCGAGGGCGCGCTGGCGGCGCTCGACCGCGGCGACCGCGCCATGCACGACCGGCTGATCGTGGACGCATCAAAGGATCTGCGCGATTGCGACGTCATTGCGCTGGCGCAGTTCAGCATCGCCTCGACAGCGCCGCTCGTTGCGGAAGCCACCGGCCGTCCCGTGGTGACCACGCCGGACAGCGCCGTTGACAAGCTGATGAAGGTACTGAAGGCCTAG
- a CDS encoding DMT family transporter, with translation MNSLSPRAAVGLFLIVVLAWGVNWSVTKQLVQFLPPLWTSAIRSWIALAGLFVILGLSNNLVIPERRDIPVVLSVALLHMTIFSVLVAAGVRFLPASKAIVLGYTTPLWVAIATPLLGQDTLTAPKLVGALLGLIGLAVILNPNSIDWTNSNVVLGAGMVILAAMSWAANIIYIRAHRWIASPLQLLIWQLLVATVVLTGSAIIMEGVPHAEWSGRLVLLFLYSGLIGTALAYWAMSMVNKSISALTTSLGTTGTPLVGIASAAILLGEPIDKSLVVAAALILAGIGLATLGDRLLRNQATASG, from the coding sequence ATGAACTCCCTCTCACCCCGCGCGGCAGTCGGCCTGTTCCTCATCGTCGTGCTGGCTTGGGGCGTGAACTGGTCGGTCACGAAACAGCTCGTTCAGTTCTTGCCGCCGCTGTGGACCTCGGCGATCCGGAGCTGGATCGCTCTCGCCGGATTGTTCGTGATCCTCGGACTGAGCAACAATCTTGTGATCCCGGAGCGGCGCGACATTCCCGTGGTCCTCAGCGTGGCGCTGCTGCACATGACGATATTCTCGGTTCTGGTTGCGGCCGGCGTCCGATTCCTGCCCGCGAGCAAGGCCATCGTGCTCGGCTACACGACGCCGCTCTGGGTCGCGATCGCGACGCCGCTGCTCGGACAAGACACGCTGACCGCGCCGAAGCTTGTCGGCGCGCTGCTTGGATTGATCGGCCTTGCCGTCATTTTGAACCCGAATTCGATCGACTGGACCAATTCCAACGTCGTACTGGGCGCCGGAATGGTCATTCTGGCCGCGATGTCCTGGGCGGCGAACATCATCTATATCCGCGCGCATCGATGGATCGCGTCTCCCCTCCAATTGCTGATCTGGCAGCTGCTCGTGGCAACCGTCGTGCTGACGGGATCGGCGATCATCATGGAGGGCGTGCCGCACGCCGAGTGGTCGGGCAGGCTCGTGCTGCTGTTCCTCTATTCCGGCCTGATCGGAACGGCGCTGGCCTATTGGGCAATGTCGATGGTCAACAAGAGCATCTCGGCGCTGACGACGTCGCTCGGCACCACCGGGACGCCGCTCGTCGGCATCGCCAGCGCGGCGATCCTGCTGGGGGAACCGATCGACAAGAGCCTTGTCGTCGCAGCCGCGCTGATCCTCGCCGGCATCGGCCTTGCGACGCTGGGTGATCGCCTGCTGCGCAATCAGGCCACAGCGAGCGGCTGA
- a CDS encoding aspartate aminotransferase family protein, which translates to MATRTSRVLHRSLRETPPKAIGGEGVYLFAEDGRRVLDASGGAAVSCLGHQHPRVIAAMAKQASTLAYAHTAFFSSEPAEALAETLVGHEPGGLAYAYFVSGGSEAIEASIKLARQYFIERGEPQRQHFIARRQSYHGNTLGALAAGGNAWRRAPYAPLLSAAFSHVTPAFAYHEKRDGESDTQFVARLAAELEAEFQRLGPDTVAAFLAEPVVGATAGAVTAPDGYFKAVREICDRHGALLILDEVMCGMGRTGTTHAWEQEGVAPDIQAIAKGLGGGYQPIGAMLASGRIIDTIRAGSGAFQHGHTYLAHPLACAAALAVQDVIREDGLLDRVKERGSQLEQRLTERFGNHRHVGDIRGRGLFWAIELVADRGSRTSFDPALKLNQKIKAEAFANGLGCYPGGGTVDGVRGDHLLLAPPYITSADEIDQIVDKLGTAVDNVLRSVNH; encoded by the coding sequence ATGGCCACCCGCACCAGCCGCGTGCTGCACCGCTCGTTGCGCGAGACGCCCCCCAAGGCGATCGGCGGCGAAGGCGTCTATCTCTTTGCGGAGGACGGACGGCGCGTGCTCGACGCCTCCGGCGGCGCCGCCGTCTCGTGTCTCGGCCACCAGCATCCCCGCGTGATCGCGGCGATGGCGAAGCAAGCCTCGACGCTCGCCTATGCACACACCGCCTTCTTCTCGTCCGAGCCGGCCGAGGCGCTGGCCGAAACCCTGGTCGGGCACGAGCCCGGCGGCCTCGCCTATGCGTATTTCGTCAGCGGCGGATCCGAGGCGATCGAAGCCAGCATCAAGCTCGCGCGGCAATATTTCATCGAGCGCGGCGAGCCACAGCGGCAACATTTCATCGCGCGACGACAGAGCTACCACGGCAACACGCTGGGCGCCCTCGCCGCCGGCGGCAACGCCTGGCGGCGCGCGCCCTATGCGCCGCTGCTCTCGGCCGCCTTCAGCCATGTGACGCCGGCATTCGCCTATCACGAGAAGCGCGACGGTGAATCCGATACACAGTTCGTGGCGCGGCTTGCGGCGGAGCTCGAAGCGGAGTTTCAGCGGCTGGGTCCCGACACCGTCGCGGCGTTCCTCGCCGAGCCGGTCGTCGGCGCCACCGCCGGCGCGGTGACGGCACCTGACGGCTACTTCAAGGCGGTGCGCGAGATCTGCGACCGGCACGGCGCGCTGCTCATTCTCGACGAGGTCATGTGCGGCATGGGCCGCACCGGCACCACGCACGCCTGGGAGCAGGAAGGCGTTGCGCCCGACATCCAGGCGATCGCAAAGGGGCTCGGCGGCGGCTACCAGCCGATTGGGGCGATGCTCGCGAGCGGCAGGATCATCGACACCATCCGCGCCGGCTCGGGCGCCTTCCAGCACGGCCACACTTATCTCGCACATCCCCTCGCCTGCGCAGCCGCACTGGCGGTACAGGACGTGATCCGAGAGGACGGCCTGCTCGATCGCGTCAAGGAGCGCGGCAGCCAGCTCGAACAGCGCCTGACCGAGCGCTTCGGCAATCACCGCCATGTCGGCGACATCAGGGGCCGCGGCCTGTTCTGGGCGATCGAGCTGGTCGCCGATCGCGGCAGCCGCACCTCGTTCGATCCGGCGCTCAAGCTCAATCAGAAGATCAAGGCGGAAGCGTTCGCCAATGGTCTCGGCTGCTATCCCGGCGGCGGCACCGTCGACGGCGTGCGCGGCGATCATTTGCTGCTGGCGCCGCCTTACATCACGTCGGCAGATGAGATCGATCAGATCGTCGACAAGCTCGGCACGGCCGTCGACAACGTATTGCGTAGTGTCAATCACTGA
- a CDS encoding cytochrome P450 — protein MSDATPPAAHPPVTDWVHDFDHTDPQWTEDPFPIWEELRAASPVVHTERFLGCYMPTTYEAVREIANDTEHFSSRRIIVRDVRPEVARNAAPPITSDPPEHKPAKQLLLPPFTPDAMKKLEPRMRAICNELIDGFIADGKVDAAARYAKYIPVRAIAHMLGIPESDSDLFINWIHMILELGIKDESKLLQAVQEMSAYFRTHIEERRSKPTDDLISYLMNARDKEGQPLEESHVLGSLRLLLIAGIDTTWSAIGSSLWHLAKTPGDRERLIAEPGLIPTAVEELLRAYSPVTMAREVVKETTISGCPVKAGNMVLLSFPAANRDPEMFSDADKVVIDRRENRHAAFGLGIHRCVGSNLARMEMQVALEEWLRRIPDFRLDPAGTVAWSQGTVRGPRQLPFLLGKAM, from the coding sequence ATGTCCGACGCCACTCCGCCCGCCGCCCATCCGCCCGTCACCGACTGGGTCCATGATTTCGATCATACCGATCCGCAATGGACGGAGGATCCCTTTCCGATCTGGGAGGAGCTGCGCGCCGCAAGCCCGGTCGTGCACACCGAGCGTTTCCTCGGCTGTTACATGCCGACCACCTATGAAGCAGTGCGCGAGATCGCCAACGACACCGAGCATTTTTCCTCGCGCCGCATCATCGTGCGCGACGTCCGTCCCGAGGTCGCGAGGAACGCCGCACCGCCGATCACTTCCGATCCGCCCGAGCACAAGCCAGCCAAGCAGCTTTTGTTGCCGCCCTTCACGCCGGACGCGATGAAGAAGCTGGAGCCGCGGATGCGCGCGATCTGCAACGAGCTGATCGACGGCTTCATCGCCGACGGCAAGGTCGACGCCGCCGCGCGCTACGCCAAATATATCCCGGTTCGGGCCATCGCCCACATGCTCGGCATCCCCGAGAGCGACAGCGATCTCTTCATCAACTGGATCCACATGATCCTGGAGCTCGGCATCAAGGACGAGAGCAAGCTGCTCCAGGCCGTCCAGGAGATGAGTGCCTATTTCAGGACGCATATCGAGGAGCGAAGATCGAAGCCGACCGACGATCTGATCTCCTATCTGATGAATGCCAGGGACAAGGAAGGCCAGCCGCTGGAAGAGTCCCACGTCCTGGGCTCGCTGCGCCTGCTCCTGATCGCCGGCATCGACACCACCTGGAGCGCGATCGGCTCCTCGCTCTGGCACCTCGCCAAGACGCCGGGCGACCGCGAGAGACTGATCGCCGAACCCGGGCTGATCCCGACCGCGGTGGAAGAGCTGCTGCGCGCCTATTCTCCGGTGACGATGGCCCGCGAGGTGGTCAAGGAGACCACGATCTCGGGCTGCCCGGTCAAGGCGGGCAACATGGTGTTGCTGTCCTTCCCGGCCGCAAATCGCGACCCTGAGATGTTTTCGGACGCTGACAAAGTCGTGATCGACCGTCGCGAAAATCGGCACGCCGCCTTCGGCCTCGGCATTCACCGCTGCGTCGGTTCCAACCTCGCGCGCATGGAGATGCAGGTGGCGCTGGAGGAATGGCTGAGGCGCATCCCGGATTTCCGGCTCGATCCGGCAGGCACGGTGGCCTGGTCACAGGGAACGGTGCGAGGCCCTCGCCAGTTGCCATTCCTGCTCGGAAAGGCGATGTAG
- a CDS encoding PLP-dependent aminotransferase family protein, which translates to MPVSEDVISALIALKRTDAEGLAAQLTSQIRGLIADGRLAKGRTLPSSRRLASDLGVSRNTVTYAFEQLAAEGYLAASHGRRPVVTVDGGERVEGTGAAASGARSRKPRLSPWASKLKQADWPLSYQAPLKPLRPGHGDFREFPNEIWARCLRRSAVQAARRQLGSVNRSRLREALAHYLANSRGVRATADQIMILPSAQAALTLIAAAIITPGDGVWVEDPGYPGAAAAFRASGARLTGIRLDEQGMQRMPGRTAPTLIFMTPSHQHPTGRLMSLARRTELLRLSRPGKTWIVEDDYDGEFHYDSRPVPALQGLDAHGRVFYVGTFSKAMTSDIRLGYLVVPPALVGTFETAQRHIGLIAASHIQEALAEFIADGHFLAHLRRVRRLYHARRDHLVEGLQRHLGEVLSVEVPSGGIQLVARLKRGRTDQAAVERLGAAGVVTRALSSLALERPRDHGLLLGFAAWRENEISVALRTMASCF; encoded by the coding sequence GTGCCAGTTTCGGAAGACGTGATTTCCGCGCTGATCGCGCTGAAGCGGACCGACGCCGAGGGACTGGCGGCGCAGCTGACCAGCCAGATCCGGGGCCTGATCGCGGACGGCCGTCTGGCCAAGGGGCGGACGCTGCCGTCGAGCCGAAGGCTCGCGAGCGATCTCGGCGTCTCGCGCAATACCGTCACCTATGCCTTCGAGCAACTCGCCGCCGAGGGATATCTCGCGGCGTCGCACGGTCGTCGTCCCGTGGTCACGGTCGACGGCGGCGAACGTGTCGAAGGGACCGGCGCCGCCGCGTCCGGCGCGCGCTCGCGCAAGCCGCGGCTTTCACCCTGGGCCTCGAAGCTCAAGCAGGCCGACTGGCCGCTGTCCTACCAGGCTCCGCTCAAGCCGTTGCGTCCCGGGCACGGCGATTTCAGGGAGTTTCCGAACGAGATATGGGCGCGCTGCTTGCGCCGCAGCGCCGTGCAGGCGGCGAGGCGCCAACTCGGATCGGTCAACCGGTCCCGCCTGCGCGAGGCTTTGGCGCATTATCTGGCCAACAGCAGGGGCGTCCGCGCAACGGCGGACCAGATCATGATCCTGCCGAGTGCACAGGCCGCGCTGACCCTGATTGCGGCTGCAATCATCACACCCGGCGACGGGGTCTGGGTCGAGGACCCCGGCTATCCCGGCGCAGCAGCCGCCTTCCGCGCGTCCGGCGCGCGGCTCACTGGCATCAGACTGGACGAGCAGGGCATGCAACGGATGCCGGGTCGCACGGCTCCAACGTTAATCTTCATGACGCCATCGCACCAGCACCCGACCGGGCGGCTGATGTCGCTGGCCCGCCGCACCGAACTTCTCAGGCTGAGCAGGCCCGGCAAGACCTGGATCGTCGAGGACGATTACGACGGCGAATTCCACTATGACAGCCGGCCGGTGCCCGCTTTGCAAGGCCTCGATGCCCATGGCCGGGTGTTCTATGTCGGCACATTCTCGAAGGCGATGACGTCGGATATCCGGCTCGGCTATCTCGTCGTGCCGCCGGCACTGGTCGGCACGTTCGAGACCGCGCAGCGGCATATCGGGCTGATTGCCGCGAGCCACATCCAGGAGGCGTTGGCCGAATTCATTGCCGACGGGCATTTCCTGGCGCATCTGCGCCGCGTGCGCCGTCTCTATCACGCGCGCCGCGATCACCTCGTCGAGGGATTGCAGCGCCATCTCGGCGAGGTGTTGTCAGTCGAAGTTCCCTCGGGCGGCATTCAGCTTGTGGCCCGTCTCAAGCGCGGCCGCACGGATCAGGCGGCGGTCGAGCGGCTTGGCGCGGCCGGCGTCGTGACGCGCGCCCTGTCAAGCCTGGCCCTGGAACGCCCGCGCGATCACGGCCTGCTGCTCGGCTTTGCGGCTTGGCGCGAGAACGAGATCAGCGTCGCATTACGGACGATGGCGTCGTGCTTCTAG
- a CDS encoding ferredoxin: MAERLRVHVDPDKCQGHARCKALAPELFELDEYGNAHEAGDGVVPPGLEDKAWLAKSNCPEIAIDVIEE, from the coding sequence ATGGCGGAACGACTGAGAGTTCACGTCGACCCCGACAAATGTCAGGGCCACGCACGCTGCAAGGCGCTTGCGCCGGAGCTGTTCGAGCTCGACGAATACGGGAACGCCCATGAAGCCGGCGACGGCGTCGTTCCGCCCGGTCTCGAAGACAAAGCCTGGCTTGCCAAATCCAATTGCCCGGAGATTGCGATCGATGTGATCGAGGAGTAG
- a CDS encoding sulfite oxidase-like oxidoreductase yields the protein MADETPSDSKLTRTKEKWAREGRFLTGKITRPEDQRLPPGQHLTKDWPVLDLGVVPPISRDRWRLDVYGAVESPVFWTFAEFTAQKQARFTSDIHCVTTWSRYDNEWEGLATRELLAACQPREDARFVTLHSHDGYTTNLALEDFAAEDALLAHSWSGQPLTEEHGGPVRLVVPHLYFWKSAKWLQSIEFLTEDAPGFWEVRGYHNRGDPWAEQRYSDD from the coding sequence ATGGCTGACGAGACACCATCCGACAGCAAGCTGACGCGCACCAAGGAGAAATGGGCGCGCGAGGGCCGCTTTCTCACGGGGAAGATCACGCGGCCGGAGGACCAAAGACTCCCGCCCGGCCAGCACCTCACCAAGGACTGGCCTGTGCTCGATCTCGGGGTGGTGCCGCCCATATCGCGCGACCGCTGGCGGCTCGACGTCTACGGCGCGGTCGAAAGTCCCGTGTTCTGGACCTTCGCCGAATTCACCGCGCAGAAGCAGGCGCGGTTCACCTCCGACATCCACTGCGTCACCACCTGGTCGCGCTATGACAATGAGTGGGAAGGGCTTGCCACGCGCGAGCTGCTCGCGGCCTGCCAGCCGCGGGAGGATGCGCGCTTCGTGACGCTGCATTCCCATGACGGCTACACCACCAACCTCGCGCTGGAAGACTTTGCCGCCGAGGATGCGCTGCTCGCCCATAGCTGGTCCGGCCAGCCGCTGACGGAAGAGCATGGCGGCCCGGTGCGGCTGGTCGTGCCGCATCTCTATTTCTGGAAGAGCGCGAAATGGCTTCAGTCCATCGAATTCCTGACCGAGGACGCGCCGGGCTTCTGGGAAGTCCGCGGCTATCATAACCGCGGCGATCCCTGGGCCGAGCAGCGCTATTCCGACGATTAG
- a CDS encoding amino acid ABC transporter substrate-binding protein, whose product MMRKVVIAAGALAASAVVAQAATLDTVKSRGTLVCGVSAGFAGFSAPDSQGNYKGLDVDYCRALAAGVLGDASKVRYVSLTAQNRFTALQSGEIDVLYRNSTQTYLRGVTLGLRQGPINFYDGQGFVVKKDLGVKEIKDLKGATVCVAQGTTHEVTLGDYGRANGIDWKPLVFDRVDTMYQTFFGGRCDAMTQDASALAGAVTTAAPNPADYVVLPQTISKEPLGPFTRNGDEVWSDIVTWLHYGLIEAEELGVTQGNVDDMAKSQTPAIQRLLGASGDLGSRLGLDNKWLVTALKATGNYGEIYERNVGKASPLKLDRGLNGLWSKGGLMYAVPFK is encoded by the coding sequence ATGATGAGGAAAGTGGTTATCGCAGCCGGCGCGCTCGCGGCATCGGCAGTCGTGGCGCAGGCAGCGACGCTCGACACGGTGAAGAGCCGCGGCACGCTGGTGTGCGGCGTCAGCGCCGGCTTTGCCGGCTTCTCGGCGCCGGACTCGCAAGGCAACTACAAAGGCCTCGACGTCGACTATTGCCGCGCGCTCGCGGCCGGCGTGCTGGGGGATGCCAGCAAGGTGCGCTACGTCTCCCTGACCGCGCAGAACCGCTTCACCGCGCTGCAATCGGGCGAGATCGACGTGCTTTACCGCAACTCGACGCAGACCTATTTGCGCGGTGTGACGCTCGGCCTCCGCCAGGGCCCGATCAATTTCTACGACGGCCAGGGCTTTGTCGTGAAGAAGGACCTCGGCGTCAAGGAGATCAAGGACTTGAAGGGCGCCACCGTCTGCGTCGCCCAGGGCACCACGCACGAAGTCACGCTCGGCGATTACGGCCGCGCCAACGGCATCGACTGGAAGCCGCTGGTGTTCGACCGTGTCGACACCATGTACCAGACCTTCTTCGGCGGCCGCTGTGACGCCATGACCCAGGACGCCTCCGCGCTCGCGGGCGCCGTGACCACCGCAGCCCCGAACCCGGCCGACTACGTCGTGCTGCCGCAGACCATCAGCAAGGAGCCGCTCGGCCCCTTCACCCGCAACGGCGACGAGGTCTGGAGCGACATCGTCACCTGGCTGCATTACGGCCTGATCGAGGCCGAAGAGCTCGGCGTCACGCAAGGCAATGTCGACGACATGGCGAAGTCGCAGACGCCCGCGATCCAGCGCCTGCTGGGTGCCTCCGGCGACCTCGGCTCACGGCTCGGGCTCGACAACAAATGGCTGGTCACCGCGCTCAAGGCCACCGGCAATTACGGCGAGATCTACGAGCGCAATGTCGGCAAGGCGAGCCCGCTCAAGCTCGACCGCGGCCTCAACGGCCTCTGGAGCAAGGGCGGCTTGATGTACGCGGTGCCGTTCAAGTAA
- a CDS encoding bifunctional alpha/beta hydrolase/OsmC family protein: MPTERFQFTGEGGHQLAAALELPDGEPAAYALFAHCFTCGKDTLAAKRISVALAARGIAVLRFDFTGLGSSEGDFANSTFSSNVADLVRAADHLRNAGKAPSLLIGHSLGGAAILAAAGRIPEAKAVVTIAAPSDPAHVTGLFKEHIDNIRAQGEVEVSLAGRPFRIKREFLDDVAEHELMKDITGLHKALLVMQSPIDDTVGIDNATRIFVAAKHPKSFVSLDHADHLLSKPADALYAADVVAAWASRYIDAAKPAKPIDLAEPRKVVVQETRKSKFNQAITVGPHHLVADEPVTAGGEDAGPGPYDYLLAGLGACTSMTMRLYADRKSLPLDRVTVTLKHSKIYARDCAECETREGMLDQIERDIAIDGEMDADQRKKLMEIADKCPVHRTLTSEIRIVTRAVDSTR; the protein is encoded by the coding sequence ATGCCGACGGAACGCTTTCAATTCACGGGCGAAGGCGGCCATCAGCTTGCAGCCGCGCTGGAGTTGCCGGACGGCGAGCCTGCGGCCTATGCGCTGTTTGCGCACTGCTTCACTTGCGGCAAGGATACGCTCGCGGCCAAGCGCATCTCGGTTGCGTTGGCAGCCAGGGGCATCGCGGTCCTGCGCTTCGACTTCACCGGGCTCGGCTCCAGTGAAGGCGATTTCGCCAATTCGACGTTTTCGTCCAACGTCGCCGATCTCGTGCGCGCGGCCGACCATCTGCGCAACGCCGGCAAGGCGCCGTCGCTGTTGATCGGCCACAGCCTCGGCGGCGCCGCGATCCTCGCAGCCGCTGGAAGGATTCCCGAGGCCAAGGCGGTCGTGACCATCGCGGCCCCATCCGATCCAGCGCATGTGACCGGCCTCTTCAAGGAGCATATCGACAACATCCGCGCGCAGGGCGAGGTCGAGGTCTCGCTGGCGGGCCGCCCGTTCCGGATCAAGCGCGAATTCCTCGACGACGTAGCCGAGCACGAACTGATGAAAGACATCACCGGCCTGCACAAGGCCCTGCTGGTGATGCAGTCGCCGATCGACGACACCGTCGGCATCGACAACGCGACGCGGATTTTCGTGGCGGCAAAGCATCCCAAGAGCTTCGTCTCGCTCGACCATGCCGACCATCTCCTGAGCAAGCCGGCTGATGCGCTCTACGCGGCTGATGTGGTCGCGGCCTGGGCGAGCCGCTACATCGACGCCGCAAAGCCCGCAAAGCCGATCGATCTCGCCGAACCGCGCAAGGTCGTCGTGCAGGAGACCCGCAAGAGCAAGTTCAACCAGGCCATCACCGTTGGGCCGCACCATCTGGTGGCGGACGAGCCGGTTACGGCCGGCGGCGAAGATGCTGGTCCCGGTCCCTATGACTACTTGCTCGCCGGCCTTGGCGCATGCACTTCCATGACCATGCGGCTCTATGCCGACCGCAAGTCGCTGCCGCTCGATCGCGTCACGGTCACGCTGAAGCATTCCAAGATCTACGCCAGGGATTGCGCGGAGTGCGAGACGCGCGAGGGCATGCTCGACCAGATCGAGCGCGACATCGCAATCGACGGTGAGATGGATGCCGACCAGCGCAAGAAGCTGATGGAGATCGCCGACAAGTGCCCGGTACACCGGACGCTGACCTCGGAAATCCGTATCGTGACCAGAGCCGTGGACTCAACACGCTAG